Proteins from a genomic interval of Caulobacter rhizosphaerae:
- a CDS encoding diacylglycerol/lipid kinase family protein has translation MRVGVVRNPMSHANIGRSEPDGPGQTPDAVLLVEPATPEALEQDLQAFAQCGVKMLVIDGGDGTIRDVLSRAATIFGEAMPLIALIPSGKTNVLAIDLGVPRDWTLAKALAAARSETAVIKHRAPLEVRWDDGRPSLRGFVFGLGAFVRATSLAQTVHKTGAFHSIAVAMSVLGALVGTVMGGKRDQWRAGVPLCLAIDGEETRTADRFLVLATTLKRLPFGVKPFGPPREGLKFLDVDAPPRGLPGAFPALVAGKESAWSGRRGYRRGDASRLRITTNQPLVVDGDVYDGAGGVTVVLGPTLRFLAG, from the coding sequence TCCGAGCCTGATGGGCCCGGCCAGACGCCCGACGCGGTGCTGCTGGTCGAGCCCGCCACGCCCGAGGCGCTGGAACAGGACCTGCAGGCCTTCGCCCAGTGCGGCGTGAAGATGCTGGTCATCGACGGCGGCGACGGCACCATCCGCGACGTGCTCAGCCGCGCGGCCACCATCTTCGGCGAGGCCATGCCGCTGATCGCCCTGATCCCGTCGGGCAAGACCAACGTCCTGGCCATCGACCTGGGCGTGCCGCGCGACTGGACCCTGGCCAAGGCCCTGGCCGCCGCCCGGTCCGAGACCGCGGTGATCAAGCACCGCGCGCCGCTGGAGGTGCGCTGGGACGACGGGCGGCCCAGCCTGCGCGGTTTCGTGTTCGGCCTGGGCGCCTTCGTGCGCGCCACCAGCCTGGCCCAGACCGTCCACAAGACCGGCGCCTTCCACAGCATCGCCGTGGCCATGAGCGTGCTGGGCGCGCTGGTCGGTACGGTTATGGGCGGCAAGCGCGACCAGTGGCGGGCCGGCGTGCCGCTGTGCCTGGCGATCGACGGCGAGGAGACCCGCACGGCCGACCGCTTCCTGGTCCTGGCCACCACGCTCAAGCGGCTGCCGTTCGGGGTCAAGCCGTTCGGCCCGCCGCGCGAAGGGCTGAAGTTCCTGGACGTCGACGCCCCGCCCCGAGGCCTGCCGGGGGCCTTTCCGGCCCTGGTGGCCGGCAAGGAGTCGGCCTGGTCGGGCCGGCGCGGTTATCGGCGCGGCGACGCCTCGCGGCTGCGGATCACCACGAACCAGCCCCTGGTGGTCGACGGCGACGTCTATGACGGCGCGGGCGGGGTGACCGTGGTGCTGGGGCCGACCCTGCGGTTCCTGGCGGGATGA